In Bacteroidota bacterium, a genomic segment contains:
- a CDS encoding DMT family transporter — protein sequence MRSSKIIVYTGVIIATIIWSLSFIWYKEIFEYLKPISTVFLRLIISTIFLAIISIFLRKLQKIERRHYKIFVLLTLFEPFLYFLGESVGLQYVSSSLGAIVISTIPLFMPFAAYYFLKERLSKWNFLGIIISLSGVLLVIFSGNHEVSGAVTGILIMLIAVVSAIFYNVILIRLTKHYSVFTIITYQNGLGAIYFLPVFFIFEYNHFQQVEFSIGLLTPLLELSLLASGFAFIFFTLAMKKLGVSKANVFINLIPVFTAVFAYFMLDEPLGFIKLAGIGLVISGLFLSQLRLKK from the coding sequence ATGAGAAGCTCAAAAATAATTGTTTATACTGGAGTCATTATTGCCACTATCATTTGGAGTTTGTCATTTATTTGGTACAAAGAAATATTTGAATACTTAAAACCAATTTCAACAGTATTTCTACGACTGATTATATCCACAATTTTTTTGGCAATCATTTCTATTTTTCTTAGGAAATTGCAAAAAATTGAACGCAGACATTATAAAATATTTGTTTTGCTAACACTTTTCGAACCGTTTTTATATTTTCTTGGCGAAAGTGTTGGATTGCAATATGTTTCTTCAAGTTTGGGAGCAATTGTAATTTCAACAATTCCGCTTTTTATGCCTTTCGCTGCCTACTATTTTTTGAAGGAAAGACTTTCGAAGTGGAATTTTTTAGGAATAATAATTTCATTATCGGGAGTTTTGTTAGTGATATTTAGCGGTAATCATGAAGTAAGTGGAGCTGTTACGGGCATTTTAATAATGCTTATTGCTGTAGTCTCAGCAATTTTTTATAACGTAATTTTGATAAGACTCACAAAGCATTATAGTGTTTTTACAATTATTACATATCAAAACGGATTAGGGGCAATCTATTTTTTGCCGGTATTTTTCATCTTCGAGTACAATCACTTTCAGCAGGTGGAATTTTCAATTGGACTTTTGACACCGCTATTAGAGTTGTCTCTGCTGGCTTCGGGCTTTGCTTTCATATTTTTTACATTAGCGATGAAAAAATTGGGCGTTTCGAAAGCCAATGTTTTTATAAATCTTATTCCCGTTTTTACAGCAGTATTTGCATATTTTATGCTCGACGAACCATTAGGTTTTATAAAATTGGCTGGGATAGGATTAGTAATTTCTGGACTATTTTTGTCTCAATTGAGATTGAAAAAGTAG
- a CDS encoding YkgJ family cysteine cluster protein codes for MNLESLKINAQKEYQSNKDFFKRLKRKKPKRLDEIVNNLHQQKFQEIDCLDCANCCTTISPTLYNKDIEKLSKHLRIKPSEFFEKYLSVDSENDFVFKNSPCPFLQSDNYCRVYEYRPKACREYPHTDRKKFFQLLDLSLKNTFVCPAVFEIVQELKKADLSNQKK; via the coding sequence ATGAATTTAGAGAGCCTGAAAATAAATGCTCAAAAAGAGTATCAATCAAATAAGGACTTTTTCAAGAGGTTAAAAAGAAAAAAACCCAAGAGATTAGATGAAATTGTAAACAATTTGCATCAGCAGAAATTTCAGGAAATTGATTGTTTAGATTGTGCAAATTGCTGTACTACAATAAGCCCGACTTTGTACAATAAAGATATTGAAAAATTGTCTAAGCATTTGAGAATAAAACCTTCAGAGTTTTTTGAAAAGTATCTGAGTGTCGATTCAGAAAATGACTTTGTTTTCAAAAATTCACCTTGTCCTTTTTTACAAAGCGACAATTATTGTAGAGTATATGAATATAGACCAAAAGCATGTCGGGAATATCCTCACACCGATAGGAAAAAGTTTTTTCAACTTTTAGATTTAAGTTTGAAAAATACATTTGTATGTCCAGCAGTGTTTGAAATAGTGCAAGAACTCAAAAAAGCTGACCTGTCTAATCAAAAAAAATAA
- a CDS encoding putative sulfate exporter family transporter, whose product MEKRRWYSGITSTEDWWSVWLAFFFIFLGLCSLFGVDLVGWIAYPSKWSGFGENNGLFSAIKPLGKSYQAIGFLGSILFTYVAFSIPLTIAARFMKWDVKQFFFGWTIIFAFTYLIWIIGHHAFFAANTLNKEKYDMSMVLSLGGGASFIIALIVGLIIGNFFKKFAKYLSVAAKPELFIKIAIVFLGVKVGYLAFKASGFIFDLAIAGAAATIVAYLIFWPGTYLIARKVFKLPRKTSAVISSGISICGVSAAVATAGAVRAKPLIPIMVSALIVVYAVIELVIIPPLFTATMIEEPVVAGAAMGMAIKTDGADAAAGAIMDELMRNKKLEMDGTAWEEGFITTSAIMTKIWIDMFIGIWAFVLAMIWVYKIDRTPGEKVHASEIWHRFPKFVIGYFLSWFIYLGILFIDKELADPAKIGAVPVEKGMRKLFFMLTFFSIGVNTDFKKLAEARFGKIIFLYLIALFVFILPVAIGIAWIFHHGMKVPVIQ is encoded by the coding sequence ATGGAAAAAAGACGCTGGTATTCCGGAATTACAAGCACAGAAGATTGGTGGTCAGTTTGGCTTGCTTTCTTTTTTATTTTTCTTGGTTTGTGTTCATTATTTGGAGTCGATTTGGTAGGATGGATTGCATATCCTTCAAAATGGTCTGGCTTTGGAGAAAATAATGGACTTTTTTCAGCTATCAAACCACTTGGGAAATCATATCAGGCTATTGGTTTTTTAGGAAGTATCCTCTTTACTTATGTGGCATTTTCTATTCCATTGACCATTGCCGCACGATTTATGAAATGGGATGTTAAACAATTCTTCTTTGGTTGGACAATAATTTTTGCCTTTACATATTTGATTTGGATAATTGGTCATCATGCGTTTTTTGCTGCAAATACCTTAAATAAAGAGAAATACGATATGTCGATGGTGCTATCGCTTGGTGGTGGTGCTTCTTTTATAATTGCTTTAATTGTTGGATTAATAATTGGCAATTTTTTTAAGAAATTTGCAAAATATCTTAGCGTAGCTGCAAAACCAGAACTTTTCATTAAAATTGCGATAGTTTTTTTAGGAGTAAAAGTTGGATATCTTGCCTTCAAAGCATCAGGATTTATTTTCGATTTAGCAATTGCCGGTGCTGCCGCAACTATAGTTGCCTATCTGATTTTTTGGCCCGGGACTTATCTAATAGCCCGAAAGGTTTTCAAACTACCCCGTAAAACATCTGCTGTAATTTCTTCCGGAATTTCAATTTGTGGTGTTTCGGCAGCAGTTGCCACAGCTGGGGCTGTACGTGCAAAACCGCTGATTCCTATTATGGTTTCTGCTTTAATAGTTGTTTATGCAGTTATAGAATTAGTAATTATTCCACCATTGTTCACCGCAACAATGATTGAAGAGCCAGTGGTTGCCGGTGCAGCAATGGGCATGGCAATAAAAACAGATGGAGCCGATGCCGCTGCAGGAGCAATCATGGACGAACTCATGCGTAACAAAAAATTGGAAATGGATGGAACTGCATGGGAGGAAGGATTTATTACAACAAGTGCAATAATGACAAAAATCTGGATAGATATGTTCATTGGAATATGGGCATTTGTTCTTGCAATGATTTGGGTTTATAAAATAGACCGAACACCTGGTGAAAAAGTTCATGCTTCTGAAATTTGGCATCGTTTCCCAAAATTTGTAATAGGATATTTTCTTTCTTGGTTCATATATCTGGGAATTTTGTTTATAGATAAAGAACTTGCCGATCCAGCAAAAATTGGAGCTGTTCCAGTAGAAAAAGGTATGCGAAAATTGTTTTTTATGCTGACTTTTTTTAGTATTGGAGTAAATACTGATTTTAAGAAACTTGCTGAGGCACGATTCGGAAAAATTATCTTTCTATATTTAATTGCTTTGTTTGTTTTTATCTTACCTGTTGCAATTGGTATTGCCTGGATTTTTCATCATGGAATGAAAGTGCCTGTAATTCAGTAA
- a CDS encoding pyridoxal phosphate-dependent aminotransferase family protein: MDIFEKLKAKQTPLGKYQTVGDGYFMFPKLEGEIKPRMSFRGREVLTWSLNNYIGLANDPEVRKADEDGAKEWGLAYPMGARIMSGQTEMHEELENRLAQFVGKEKAYLLNYGYQGMVSIIDSLVDRNDVIVYDSESHACILDGLRLHLGKRFVYPHNDLKNLDKELERATKITEKTKGGILIITEGVFGMSGDLGKLNEINKLKEKYDFRMLVDDAHGFGTMGNTGAGTGEHLNVQDGVDIYFGTFAKSMAGIGAFVASDKAIVDMLRFSMRSQIFAKSLPMPMVVGALKRLELLQNKPELRNKLWDVVNALQNGLREKGFNIGNTESPVTPVFFSGNVAQGTNVLIDLRENYSIFCSIVVYPVVPKGVIMLRLIPTAEHTLEDVEYTINAFAEIKEKLEKGHYNAEEVTGIEEISKG, translated from the coding sequence GTGGATATTTTTGAAAAACTGAAAGCAAAACAAACTCCATTAGGAAAATATCAGACGGTTGGCGATGGATATTTTATGTTTCCAAAACTTGAGGGAGAAATAAAACCTCGAATGAGTTTCAGAGGACGAGAAGTTTTGACATGGAGCTTAAATAATTACATTGGATTAGCAAACGATCCTGAAGTAAGAAAAGCAGATGAAGACGGTGCAAAAGAATGGGGACTGGCTTACCCAATGGGAGCAAGAATCATGTCGGGGCAGACAGAAATGCACGAAGAACTCGAAAACAGATTAGCACAGTTTGTTGGAAAAGAAAAAGCATATCTTTTGAATTATGGATATCAAGGAATGGTTTCGATTATTGATTCATTAGTCGATAGGAACGATGTAATTGTTTACGATTCAGAATCACATGCCTGTATATTAGACGGATTAAGGCTACATCTCGGAAAACGATTTGTTTATCCTCACAACGATTTGAAAAATCTTGATAAAGAACTGGAGCGAGCTACAAAAATTACTGAAAAAACCAAAGGTGGAATATTAATTATTACAGAAGGAGTATTCGGTATGTCTGGCGATTTAGGTAAGCTAAATGAGATAAACAAACTCAAAGAAAAATACGATTTTAGAATGTTGGTTGATGATGCCCATGGTTTTGGTACAATGGGAAATACTGGTGCCGGTACTGGCGAGCACTTAAATGTGCAGGACGGTGTTGATATTTACTTCGGAACATTTGCAAAATCGATGGCTGGAATTGGTGCATTTGTTGCTTCCGATAAGGCAATCGTTGATATGTTACGTTTTAGCATGAGATCGCAAATTTTTGCTAAATCGCTTCCTATGCCTATGGTAGTTGGTGCTTTAAAGCGTTTGGAACTTTTACAAAACAAACCAGAATTACGAAATAAATTGTGGGATGTTGTAAATGCACTTCAAAATGGTTTACGAGAAAAAGGTTTTAATATTGGAAATACAGAATCTCCTGTAACACCTGTTTTCTTTTCTGGAAACGTTGCACAAGGAACAAATGTTTTGATTGATTTACGAGAGAACTATAGTATATTTTGCTCAATTGTTGTTTATCCGGTTGTCCCGAAAGGAGTTATTATGCTTCGTCTTATTCCAACTGCCGAACATACTTTAGAAGATGTAGAATATACAATAAATGCTTTTGCTGAAATCAAGGAAAAACTTGAGAAAGGACACTACAATGCCGAGGAAGTTACCGGAATAGAAGAAATTTCAAAAGGTTAA
- a CDS encoding DUF5395 family protein, whose product MPYKIELKLTMNGADWQAENNEINVSAPTLPELDTKIGKVLKNSNIYKNVKLFHIYMYFDQETIPEWIRQYSNHYFNRILEIENN is encoded by the coding sequence ATGCCATATAAAATAGAACTCAAGCTAACTATGAATGGAGCTGATTGGCAAGCCGAAAACAATGAAATAAATGTATCTGCTCCAACACTTCCAGAATTGGATACAAAAATCGGCAAAGTCTTGAAAAATAGCAATATATATAAAAATGTGAAATTGTTTCATATATATATGTATTTCGACCAGGAAACAATCCCAGAGTGGATACGACAGTATTCAAATCATTATTTTAATCGAATATTGGAAATAGAAAATAATTGA
- a CDS encoding phosphoadenylyl-sulfate reductase codes for MDLKSLNNYFKNEKPESLLEWCISELYPNVAMTTSFQISGLVIIHMIKKIMPDFPIVFIDTSYHFPETIEYKNKLVEEWDLNLVTVNSNSVNGKNEINHDKELYKTDTELCCKLNKIDPQKKYMKESGIINWISGLRKDQGETRASHDMFMKDKCGYVRIHPLVYWTWNDVWEYIRINKIPYNILYDFGYTSIGCSHCTSPNTIGSGERNGRWKNSTKKECGLHIELLENNSKIS; via the coding sequence ATGGATTTGAAGAGTTTAAATAATTATTTCAAAAATGAAAAACCGGAAAGTTTATTAGAATGGTGCATTTCTGAACTTTATCCGAATGTTGCAATGACAACCTCATTTCAGATTTCAGGACTGGTTATTATTCATATGATAAAAAAAATTATGCCTGATTTTCCAATTGTGTTTATCGACACTTCATACCATTTTCCTGAAACAATTGAATATAAAAACAAATTGGTTGAAGAATGGGATTTAAATTTAGTAACAGTAAACTCAAATTCAGTAAATGGCAAAAATGAAATAAATCACGATAAAGAACTCTATAAAACGGATACTGAGCTATGTTGCAAGCTAAATAAAATTGATCCTCAGAAAAAATATATGAAAGAATCTGGGATTATAAATTGGATTTCCGGCTTGCGAAAAGATCAGGGTGAAACCCGGGCAAGTCATGATATGTTTATGAAAGACAAGTGCGGATATGTCAGAATTCATCCATTAGTTTATTGGACATGGAACGATGTGTGGGAATATATTAGAATAAATAAAATTCCTTACAATATTCTATACGATTTTGGATACACATCAATAGGCTGTTCGCATTGCACAAGCCCAAATACAATTGGCTCGGGAGAGAGAAATGGCAGATGGAAAAATTCTACAAAAAAAGAATGTGGATTGCATATCGAACTTCTTGAAAACAATTCAAAAATCAGTTAG
- a CDS encoding TonB-dependent receptor, which yields MYKYSIIFFTLLTICSNIFSQTITVVEKFSGNPIENVAIYNKNRNISTLTKSDGKADICFFSLSDSLYFQHRRYKPLVLNNEYIKKVNYIVSLEVENFLLEEFVVSASKSKEKKNSVAYMTDFIDSRNISILSSNTSAEILSETGNIIVQKSQGGGGSPIIRGFEANKILLVFDGVRMNNAIYRSGHLQNAITIDNSILEKTEIVYGPSSVMYGSDAIGGVISYSTKEPKLSTNESTISDGRVELSLLSHGGRKGHIDYTFGKSKFASLSSITVNSFADIVIGENRKNYEDDFGKCFHLVETFSGHDSTLINNNPNVLFGTAYKQYDFLQKFLIQISEKEKLITNFQFSNSSSINRYDKLNDYDGENLKYAEYYYGPQKRFLSSIELNSKKSNKWFSEYTGILSWQKIDEDRISRKFGIEDRLIQNEDLKILTGTLDLLKNYSDSNVINYGFEINYNLLSSTAKYVNIFESESFLAQTRYPDGGSFTQNYSTYFRYKFYLSDKNIFSLGFRYSLSKLKSEFKDSSFINLPFSSINILTGAPTGSFSFIHRFSNDFRINTIISTAYRIPNVDDYGKIREKIGLVTIPNDKLKPEYAYNFELGLVKKIYKKFEFQAVVYSTFLTDAIVRSFYTINGEDSIVYDGEMCRIITNVNADKALISGASISLKAQLSKNISLKSNINFTKGRTLTDTINQPLGHIPPVFSQTNITHTYKKINSQISFIYHAWKHIEDFSIYGEDNESEATELGFPSWYSFNAKISYEINEFAKVNLSANNILDQYYKVFASGVSSPGRNFTISFVASF from the coding sequence ATGTATAAATATTCAATAATATTTTTCACCTTATTAACTATATGTTCCAATATTTTTAGTCAGACTATTACCGTTGTAGAAAAATTCAGTGGAAATCCGATTGAAAATGTAGCAATTTACAATAAAAATAGAAACATTTCTACTTTGACTAAAAGTGATGGCAAAGCAGATATTTGCTTTTTCTCACTTTCAGATAGTCTCTATTTTCAACATAGAAGATACAAACCTTTAGTTTTGAATAATGAATACATCAAAAAAGTAAATTATATTGTTTCTCTCGAAGTCGAAAATTTTCTATTAGAGGAATTCGTTGTATCTGCTTCAAAATCAAAGGAGAAAAAAAATAGTGTTGCATATATGACAGATTTTATAGATTCTCGCAACATATCTATTCTTTCATCAAACACTTCTGCCGAAATTTTATCTGAAACAGGAAACATTATTGTGCAGAAATCGCAGGGTGGAGGTGGTAGTCCTATCATTCGTGGTTTTGAGGCTAATAAAATATTACTTGTCTTCGATGGAGTTCGAATGAATAATGCAATTTATAGGAGCGGACATTTGCAAAATGCAATTACAATAGATAATTCGATTTTAGAAAAGACCGAAATTGTCTATGGACCTTCGTCAGTTATGTATGGAAGCGACGCAATTGGTGGGGTAATAAGTTACAGCACAAAAGAGCCAAAACTTTCGACAAATGAAAGTACGATTTCTGATGGAAGAGTCGAACTAAGCCTACTTTCGCATGGGGGCAGAAAGGGACATATTGATTATACTTTTGGTAAAAGTAAATTTGCCTCTCTTTCCAGCATAACTGTAAATTCTTTTGCTGATATTGTAATTGGAGAAAATAGAAAAAATTATGAAGATGATTTCGGAAAATGTTTTCATTTAGTGGAGACTTTTAGCGGGCACGATTCTACTTTAATAAATAATAATCCAAATGTTTTATTTGGAACAGCTTATAAACAATACGATTTTTTGCAAAAGTTCTTAATTCAAATTTCTGAAAAAGAAAAACTTATAACGAATTTTCAATTTTCAAATTCAAGTTCAATAAATAGGTACGACAAATTGAATGATTATGATGGAGAAAATCTTAAATATGCAGAATATTATTATGGTCCACAAAAGCGCTTTTTAAGTTCAATTGAATTAAATTCAAAAAAAAGCAATAAATGGTTTAGTGAATATACAGGAATTTTGAGTTGGCAAAAAATTGATGAAGATAGAATAAGCCGAAAATTTGGAATTGAAGATAGACTAATTCAAAATGAAGACTTAAAAATCTTAACAGGAACTTTAGATTTATTGAAAAATTACTCAGATTCAAATGTGATTAATTATGGTTTTGAGATAAACTATAATTTGCTTTCGTCCACGGCAAAATATGTCAATATTTTTGAATCTGAAAGTTTCCTTGCCCAAACCCGATATCCCGATGGTGGAAGTTTTACTCAAAATTACTCTACATATTTTCGATATAAATTTTATTTAAGCGATAAGAATATTTTTTCTTTAGGGTTCAGATATAGTCTATCAAAATTAAAATCTGAGTTTAAGGACTCAAGCTTTATTAATCTTCCATTCAGCTCAATAAATATTTTAACAGGTGCACCAACCGGAAGTTTTAGTTTTATCCATCGATTTTCGAATGATTTTCGGATTAATACAATTATTTCTACAGCTTATAGAATTCCAAATGTTGATGATTATGGGAAAATTCGCGAAAAAATTGGCTTAGTTACAATACCAAACGACAAGCTAAAACCAGAATATGCCTATAATTTTGAGCTTGGATTAGTTAAAAAAATCTATAAGAAATTTGAATTTCAAGCTGTTGTATATAGTACATTTTTAACTGATGCAATAGTTAGATCGTTCTATACTATAAATGGAGAAGATTCAATTGTTTACGATGGCGAAATGTGCAGAATTATAACAAATGTAAATGCAGACAAAGCTTTAATTTCCGGAGCTTCAATCTCTTTGAAAGCACAACTATCGAAAAATATTTCGCTAAAAAGTAATATTAATTTTACAAAAGGTAGAACCTTGACGGATACAATAAACCAACCATTAGGGCATATTCCTCCTGTTTTTTCACAAACAAATATTACGCATACATATAAAAAGATTAATTCTCAAATAAGCTTTATTTACCATGCTTGGAAACATATAGAAGACTTTTCTATTTATGGTGAAGACAACGAGTCTGAGGCAACAGAACTTGGATTTCCATCATGGTATTCTTTCAATGCAAAAATTTCTTACGAAATAAATGAGTTTGCGAAAGTCAACTTATCTGCAAATAATATATTAGACCAATATTACAAAGTATTTGCATCAGGAGTGAGCTCGCCAGGAAGGAATTTTACAATTTCATTTGTGGCTTCATTTTAA